A single genomic interval of Mangifera indica cultivar Alphonso chromosome 5, CATAS_Mindica_2.1, whole genome shotgun sequence harbors:
- the LOC123215520 gene encoding uncharacterized protein LOC123215520 isoform X3 — protein MSAPNPNLTHKSVAKSFTNSLKADNQLIDSLTSHISLYHSHSLSPNTNPNPHPRSSILKWFSSLTVHQRLAHLTIVDSKFTQLLIQMIGKVRTKGHGFFIILPDLPSRVPPYLPGLCYKKSRGLLSRVYESNETERWILECTRLFNSREGEKIDECSCSTDFLDCVTVSEDFVGNVDRFVDTMDIVSKGEFLRGEESELGADWVEFDWLKAKGYYSIEAFVANRLEMALRLAWLNSNNVKKRGVKLKEKVNAAGVAANVYWRKKGCVDWWRNLDAAMRRKVLTTIFGKAAKSLTLEVLKEVSAQKDETWLFSAGVDQSLRFNHSKPRQEMILGLLADAECGLVNASTSLSEKSTSITNTFNSLLVLQDISPMILFCRHNEYDIDTMFFSNLSSLSTITDCFLRKLRVLLMVVSLECTKLELFEEGNFKSSPCKSKDKPSACGRRKKGRNRSMKRQNSLPKSAVDEQLFDKPSKDLEGALADTEKAGSIESNNMPGIPDGKDICRGESSLATERVISHQEHGQGVITGKGRTTARKGRKEKSKNKNASSNNLVGVKDSKILVTETSFSITKQNEAAKNVACDNSSIQNVSKGNVNFGDIVTLNTSSCHSANKPGTEIIYTQSIEEDPVVVSNDPEYQQLSSVRIENQTKPSVEEAINSKEECNIMPHAMPDKELNSVLGNGGIKFQNSFHTSKTEVKSATLGVGTLDVGKERVLIQDQENGNLYDTASKSSLECPSYEWPSVPPVYFPTIRSHLPPATDRLHLEVGHNWHNHVRQPFVPTMHQARNSAIEGGCNQILSQSLTMSLDWPPMVRNVCGIAPSMACNYDSGFVSTRQSGFQHSFAPKNVLFNAKTTDDERKYSGDFTDLPELSSTQEPTDECDSHWISEEELELHAVSGLDYNQYFGGGVMYWNTSDFPGTGFSRPPSLSSDDSSWAWHEADIKRAVDDMVAFPSSYSTNGLTSPTAASFCSPFDPLGSGHKAFGYVVPGNEVPGKVLHPSSTTTDVATEEEAPVSLASLRGDVDGKTGDSLPYSMLRPIIVPNMSRERSRSDIKRSPCVPPTRREQPRIKRPPSPVVLCVPQAPRPPPPSPVSDSRKNRGFPTVRSGSSSPRNWGVRGWYHDGTMSEEACVRMDGSEVVWPSWRNKNLSAHPMIQPLPGSLLQDHLIAISQLTRDQEHPDVAFPLLPLELQNCPTRKASVSLMHSLLHDEIDSFCKQVAAKNTTRKHFINKAVKWVTRSLQVLWPRSRTNIFGSNATGLSLPTSDVDLVVCLPPVRNLEPIKEAGILEGRNGIKETCLQHAARYLANQEWVKNDSLKTVENTAIPIIMLVVEVPPDQNTSAAANVQSPKEEPADTTVKHVDHVHSDVIGLEDSSSPKCSHLNYDSTKAVTSVRLDISFKSPSHTGLQTTELVKELTEQFPASTPLALILKQFLADRSLDQSYSGGLSSYCLVLLIIRFLQHEHHLGRPINQNYGSLLMDFLYFFGCQLYRNVFDPRQMRISVQGTGVYIKREIGYSIDPIHIDDPLFPTNNVGRNCFRIHQCIKAFSEAYSILENELACLPSNGDSCSRLPYKLLQKIIPSINLL, from the exons ATGTCCGCACCAAACCCTAATTTAACTCACAAGTCAGTTGCCAAATCGTTCACAAACTCTCTTAAGGCCGATAATCAGCTTATTGATTCCCTCACATCTCACATCTCTCTATATCACTCACATTCACTTTCACCAAACACTAACCCTAACCCTCACCCGCGATCTTCAATTCTTAAATGGTTTTCATCGCTCACCGTCCATCAACGTCTGGCGCACCTGACAATCGTTGATTCGAAATTCACTCAGCTCCTCATTCAAATGATTGGGAAAGTGCGTACAAAGGGCCACGGCTTCTTCATCATCCTGCCGGACTTACCTTCCCGTGTTCCGCCTTATTTGCCTGGTCTCTGTTATAAGAAGTCACGTGGACTTTTAAGTAGGGTATACGAATCAAACGAGACAGAGCGATGGATTTTGGAGTGCACTCGGTTGTTTAACTCGCGAGAAGGTGAAAAAATAGATGAGTGTTCTTGTTCTACTGATTTTCTTGATTGCGTTACGGTAAGTGAAGACTTTGTTGGAAATGTGGATCGGTTTGTTGATACAATGGATATAGTATCCAAGGGGGAGTTTCTGAGAGGTGAAGAGAGTGAATTGGGGGCGGATTGGGtggaatttgattggttaaaagcGAAGGGTTATTATAGCATTGAAGCGTTTGTAGCAAATAGGTTGGAAATGGCTCTGAGACTGGCATGGCTGAATAGTAATAATGTGAAGAAAAGAGGGGTGAAGTTGAAAGAGAAAGTAAATGCTGCAGGTGTGGCGGCAAATGTTTATTGGAGGAAGAAAGGGTGTGTGGACTGGTGGAGGAATTTGGATGCTGCGATGAGAAGGAAGGTCTTGACCACAATTTTTGGAAAAGCAGCAAAATCCCTG ACTCTTGAGGTTCTAAAGGAGGTCAGTGCCCAAAAGGATGAAACGTGGCTCTTCAGTGCTGGAGTGGATCAATCATTGAGGTTCAACCATAGCAAACCACGGCAAGAAATGATACTGGGACTCTTAGCTGATGCCGAATGTGGCTTAGTCAATGCATCAACTTCTCTTTCTGAGAAATCTACTTCCATAACTAATACATTTAATAGTTTGCTTGTGCTTCAGGATATCAGTCCTATGATATTGTTTTGTCGGCATAATGAATATGATATAGACACTATGTTTTTTAGCAATCTCAGTTCTCTAAGTACTATAACTGATTGTTTTCTACGAAAACTGAGAGTTCTCCTTATGGTTGTTTCACTTGAATGCACAAAGCTAGAGCTTTTTGAAGAAGGAAATTTCAAGTCATCACCTTGTAAATCTAAGGATAAACCCAGTGCTTGTGGCCGTAGAAAGAAGGGGAGGAACCGGAGTATGAAGAGGCAGAATTCTTTGCCAAAGTCAGCTGTGGATGAGCAGTTGTTTGATAAACCATCTAAG GATCTTGAAGGTGCTTTGGCTGATACAGAGAAAGCTGGTTCAATTGAGTCCAATAATATGCCTGGTATACCTGATGGGAAAGATATCTGCAGAGGAGAATCATCTTTAGCTACAGAAAGGGTCATCAGTCACCAGGAACATGGCCAAGGAGTGATTACTGGTAAAGGACGAACTACTGCAAGGAAGGGTAGgaaagagaaaagtaaaaacaaaaatgctAGTTCTAACAATCTAGTTGGAGTGAAAGATTCTAAAATATTAGTGACAGAAACCTCCTTCTCAATTACTAAACAAAATGAGGCAGCAAAGAATGTGGCATGTGATAATTCATCCATCCAGAATGTCTCAAAGGGTAATGTAAATTTTGGTGACATAGTGACCTTAAATACAAGTTCTTGCCATTCTGCTAATAAGCCTGGTAcagaaattatttatactcagaGCATAGAAGAAGATCCTGTGGTTGTTTCTAACGATCCAGAATATCAGCAGTTATCAAGTGTTAGGatagaaaatcaaactaaacctTCTGTAGAAGAAGCTATAAACTCTAAGGAAGAATGTAATATAATGCCTCATGCTATGCCTGATAAGGAGCTTAATAGTGTTCTAGGCAATGGAGgcattaaatttcaaaattcctTTCATACAAGTAAAACTGAGGTAAAATCAGCTACACTTGGAGTTGGTACTCTTGATGTGGGGAAGGAACGTGTCTTGATTCAGGATCAAGAAAATGGAAATTTATATGATACtgcttcaaaaagctctttagAATGTCCTTCTTATGAGTGGCCTAGTGTTCCACCTGTTTATTTTCCTACTATTAGGTCACATCTCCCACCTGCCACTGATAGATTGCATCTAGAAGTTGGTCACAATTGGCATAACCATGTGCGTCAACCTTTTGTACCCACAATGCATCAGGCTAGAAATTCCGCCATTGAAGGTGGATGCAACCAAATTTTGTCACAGTCTTTGACAATGAGTTTAGATTGGCCTCCGATGGTAAGAAATGTTTGTGGAATTGCACCTTCAATGGCCTGTAATTATGATTCCGGATTTGTCTCCACACGACAGTCTGGCTTTCAGCATAGTTTTGCTCCTAAGAATGTGCTGTTTAATGCAAAGACCACTGATGATGAAAGAAAGTATTCTGGGGATTTCACAGACTTGCCTGAGCTTTCATCCACACAGGAACCAACAGATGAATGTGACAGTCACTGGATATCTGAGGAAGAACTTGAGTTGCATGCAGTTTCTGGGTTAGATTATAATCAGTACTTTGGTGGCGGTGTCATGTATTGGAATACTTCTGATTTTCCGGGGACAGGTTTCTCTCGGCCTCCTTCACTAAGTTCTGATGATAGCTCATGGGCTTGGCATGAAGCTGACATTAAAAGGGCAGTTGATGACATGGTTGCCTTCCCTTCTTCTTATAGTACGAATGGTTTGACTTCACCAACTGCTGCTTCATTTTGCTCTCCTTTTGATCCTTTGGGCTCTGGTCATAAGGCATTTGGTTATGTTGTCCCGGGAAATGAAGTACCTGGAAAGGTGCTTCATCCATCATCAACAACTACAGATGTGGCAACCGAGGAGGAAGCTCCTGTGTCTTTGGCCAGTTTACGCGGTGATGTTGATGGGAAGACTGGAGATTCACTTCCTTACTCCATGTTGCGACCTATTATTGTTCCAAATATGTCGAGGGAAAGATCAAGATCTGATATTAAGCGAAGCCCTTGTGTACCTCCCACTAGGCGGGAGCAACCTCGGATAAAAAGGCCACCATCACCTGTAGTGCTTTGTGTCCCTCAGGCTCCACGCCCACCTCCACCCTCTCCTGTGAGTGACTCCAGGAAAAATAGGGGTTTTCCAACTGTTAGATCTGGCAGTTCTAGCCCAAGAAATTGGGGTGTGAGAGGTTGGTACCATGACGGAACTATGTCGGAGGAAGCGTGTGTACGTATGGATGGTTCTGAAGTTGTTTGGCCTTCATGGAGAAATAAAAACCTTTCAGCCCATCCAATGATTCAACCTCTTCCTGGTTCATTGTTGCAAGATCATTTGATTGCTATTTCCCAGCTTACTCGGGATCAAGAACAT CCGGATGTAGCATTTCCATTGCTGCCACTGGAGTTACAAAACTGTCCTACTAGAAAGGCATCAGTCTCTTTGATGCACAGCCTTCTTCACGATGAGATTGATTCCTTCTGCAAGCAG GTTGCTGCTAAGAATACCACTCGTAAGCATTTCATTAATAAGGCTGTCAAGTGGGTTACTCGGTCTCTCCAGGTCCTGTGGCCGAGGTCAAGGACAAatatttttggttcaaatgcAACTGGTTTGTCCCTTCCCACCAGTGATGTGGACCTTGTGGTTTGTCTCCCTCCAGTGAGGAACTTG GAACCTATCAAAGAAGCTGGGATTTTGGAAGGTCGTAATGGTATTAAAGAAACTTGCCTTCAG CACGCAGCCAGGTATCTTGCGAATCAGGAGTGGGTGAAAAATGATTCTTTGAAGACTGTTGAAAATACAGCT ATACCTATTATTATGCTTGTGGTTGAAGTTCCACCTGATCAGAATACTTCTGCTGCTGCTAATGTACAATCACCAAAAGAGGAGCCCGCTGATACAACTGTGAAACATGTTGATCATGTTCACTCTGATGTGATTGGCTTAGAAGACTCTTCCTCACCAAAGTGCTCACATTTAAATTATGATAGTACAAAAGCTGTGACATCTGTTCGTCTTGACATTAGTTTTAAGTCCCCATCACATACTGGACTCCAAACTACTGAACTG GTGAAAGAACTGACAGAGCAATTTCCGGCTTCAACGCCCCTGGCTCTGATACTAAAACAATTCTTGGCAGATCGTAGCCTGGACCAATCCTACTCTGGTGGCTTAAGTTCCTATTGCCTG GTTTTACTAATTATACGTTTTCTACAACATGAGCATCATCTTGGCCGGCCTATTAATCAG AATTATGGAAGCCTTTTGATGGATTTTCTTTACTTCTTTGG TTGTCAATTGTACAGGAATGTGTTTGATCCTCGCCAAATGCGTATTTCAGTGCAAGGAACTGgagtatatataaaaagagaaataggTTATAG CATCGATCCAATACACATTGATGATCCTCTTTTTCCAACAAATAATGTGGGGAGAAATTGCTTTCGAATACATCAGTGTATTAAG GCATTTTCAGAAGCTTATTCAATCTTAGAGAATGAGCTTGCATGCCTGCCTTCTAATGGTGATTCATGTTCAAGGCTGCCATACAAATTACTACAAAAGATCATCCCCAGTATCAATTTATTGTAG
- the LOC123215520 gene encoding uncharacterized protein LOC123215520 isoform X4 — protein sequence MSAPNPNLTHKSVAKSFTNSLKADNQLIDSLTSHISLYHSHSLSPNTNPNPHPRSSILKWFSSLTVHQRLAHLTIVDSKFTQLLIQMIGKVRTKGHGFFIILPDLPSRVPPYLPGLCYKKSRGLLSRVYESNETERWILECTRLFNSREGEKIDECSCSTDFLDCVTVSEDFVGNVDRFVDTMDIVSKGEFLRGEESELGADWVEFDWLKAKGYYSIEAFVANRLEMALRLAWLNSNNVKKRGVKLKEKVNAAGVAANVYWRKKGCVDWWRNLDAAMRRKVLTTIFGKAAKSLTLEVLKEVSAQKDETWLFSAGVDQSLRFNHSKPRQEMILGLLADAECGLVNASTSLSEKSTSITNTFNSLLVLQDISPMILFCRHNEYDIDTMFFSNLSSLSTITDCFLRKLRVLLMVVSLECTKLELFEEGNFKSSPCKSKDKPSACGRRKKGRNRSMKRQNSLPKSAVDEQLFDKPSKLLHLSQDLEGALADTEKAGSIESNNMPGIPDGKDICRGESSLATERVISHQEHGQGVITGKGRTTARKGRKEKSKNKNASSNNLVGVKDSKILVTETSFSITKQNEAAKNVACDNSSIQNVSKGNVNFGDIVTLNTSSCHSANKPGTEIIYTQSIEEDPVVVSNDPEYQQLSSVRIENQTKPSVEEAINSKEECNIMPHAMPDKELNSVLGNGGIKFQNSFHTSKTEVKSATLGVGTLDVGKERVLIQDQENGNLYDTASKSSLECPSYEWPSVPPVYFPTIRSHLPPATDRLHLEVGHNWHNHVRQPFVPTMHQARNSAIEGGCNQILSQSLTMSLDWPPMVRNVCGIAPSMACNYDSGFVSTRQSGFQHSFAPKNVLFNAKTTDDERKYSGDFTDLPELSSTQEPTDECDSHWISEEELELHAVSGLDYNQYFGGGVMYWNTSDFPGTGFSRPPSLSSDDSSWAWHEADIKRAVDDMVAFPSSYSTNGLTSPTAASFCSPFDPLGSGHKAFGYVVPGNEVPGKVLHPSSTTTDVATEEEAPVSLASLRGDVDGKTGDSLPYSMLRPIIVPNMSRERSRSDIKRSPCVPPTRREQPRIKRPPSPVVLCVPQAPRPPPPSPVSDSRKNRGFPTVRSGSSSPRNWGVRGWYHDGTMSEEACVRMDGSEVVWPSWRNKNLSAHPMIQPLPGSLLQDHLIAISQLTRDQEHPDVAFPLLPLELQNCPTRKASVSLMHSLLHDEIDSFCKQVAAKNTTRKHFINKAVKWVTRSLQVLWPRSRTNIFGSNATGLSLPTSDVDLVVCLPPVRNLEPIKEAGILEGRNGIKETCLQHVERLTLLLLSSSTQPGILRIRSG from the exons ATGTCCGCACCAAACCCTAATTTAACTCACAAGTCAGTTGCCAAATCGTTCACAAACTCTCTTAAGGCCGATAATCAGCTTATTGATTCCCTCACATCTCACATCTCTCTATATCACTCACATTCACTTTCACCAAACACTAACCCTAACCCTCACCCGCGATCTTCAATTCTTAAATGGTTTTCATCGCTCACCGTCCATCAACGTCTGGCGCACCTGACAATCGTTGATTCGAAATTCACTCAGCTCCTCATTCAAATGATTGGGAAAGTGCGTACAAAGGGCCACGGCTTCTTCATCATCCTGCCGGACTTACCTTCCCGTGTTCCGCCTTATTTGCCTGGTCTCTGTTATAAGAAGTCACGTGGACTTTTAAGTAGGGTATACGAATCAAACGAGACAGAGCGATGGATTTTGGAGTGCACTCGGTTGTTTAACTCGCGAGAAGGTGAAAAAATAGATGAGTGTTCTTGTTCTACTGATTTTCTTGATTGCGTTACGGTAAGTGAAGACTTTGTTGGAAATGTGGATCGGTTTGTTGATACAATGGATATAGTATCCAAGGGGGAGTTTCTGAGAGGTGAAGAGAGTGAATTGGGGGCGGATTGGGtggaatttgattggttaaaagcGAAGGGTTATTATAGCATTGAAGCGTTTGTAGCAAATAGGTTGGAAATGGCTCTGAGACTGGCATGGCTGAATAGTAATAATGTGAAGAAAAGAGGGGTGAAGTTGAAAGAGAAAGTAAATGCTGCAGGTGTGGCGGCAAATGTTTATTGGAGGAAGAAAGGGTGTGTGGACTGGTGGAGGAATTTGGATGCTGCGATGAGAAGGAAGGTCTTGACCACAATTTTTGGAAAAGCAGCAAAATCCCTG ACTCTTGAGGTTCTAAAGGAGGTCAGTGCCCAAAAGGATGAAACGTGGCTCTTCAGTGCTGGAGTGGATCAATCATTGAGGTTCAACCATAGCAAACCACGGCAAGAAATGATACTGGGACTCTTAGCTGATGCCGAATGTGGCTTAGTCAATGCATCAACTTCTCTTTCTGAGAAATCTACTTCCATAACTAATACATTTAATAGTTTGCTTGTGCTTCAGGATATCAGTCCTATGATATTGTTTTGTCGGCATAATGAATATGATATAGACACTATGTTTTTTAGCAATCTCAGTTCTCTAAGTACTATAACTGATTGTTTTCTACGAAAACTGAGAGTTCTCCTTATGGTTGTTTCACTTGAATGCACAAAGCTAGAGCTTTTTGAAGAAGGAAATTTCAAGTCATCACCTTGTAAATCTAAGGATAAACCCAGTGCTTGTGGCCGTAGAAAGAAGGGGAGGAACCGGAGTATGAAGAGGCAGAATTCTTTGCCAAAGTCAGCTGTGGATGAGCAGTTGTTTGATAAACCATCTAAG TTGCTTCATTTATCTCAGGATCTTGAAGGTGCTTTGGCTGATACAGAGAAAGCTGGTTCAATTGAGTCCAATAATATGCCTGGTATACCTGATGGGAAAGATATCTGCAGAGGAGAATCATCTTTAGCTACAGAAAGGGTCATCAGTCACCAGGAACATGGCCAAGGAGTGATTACTGGTAAAGGACGAACTACTGCAAGGAAGGGTAGgaaagagaaaagtaaaaacaaaaatgctAGTTCTAACAATCTAGTTGGAGTGAAAGATTCTAAAATATTAGTGACAGAAACCTCCTTCTCAATTACTAAACAAAATGAGGCAGCAAAGAATGTGGCATGTGATAATTCATCCATCCAGAATGTCTCAAAGGGTAATGTAAATTTTGGTGACATAGTGACCTTAAATACAAGTTCTTGCCATTCTGCTAATAAGCCTGGTAcagaaattatttatactcagaGCATAGAAGAAGATCCTGTGGTTGTTTCTAACGATCCAGAATATCAGCAGTTATCAAGTGTTAGGatagaaaatcaaactaaacctTCTGTAGAAGAAGCTATAAACTCTAAGGAAGAATGTAATATAATGCCTCATGCTATGCCTGATAAGGAGCTTAATAGTGTTCTAGGCAATGGAGgcattaaatttcaaaattcctTTCATACAAGTAAAACTGAGGTAAAATCAGCTACACTTGGAGTTGGTACTCTTGATGTGGGGAAGGAACGTGTCTTGATTCAGGATCAAGAAAATGGAAATTTATATGATACtgcttcaaaaagctctttagAATGTCCTTCTTATGAGTGGCCTAGTGTTCCACCTGTTTATTTTCCTACTATTAGGTCACATCTCCCACCTGCCACTGATAGATTGCATCTAGAAGTTGGTCACAATTGGCATAACCATGTGCGTCAACCTTTTGTACCCACAATGCATCAGGCTAGAAATTCCGCCATTGAAGGTGGATGCAACCAAATTTTGTCACAGTCTTTGACAATGAGTTTAGATTGGCCTCCGATGGTAAGAAATGTTTGTGGAATTGCACCTTCAATGGCCTGTAATTATGATTCCGGATTTGTCTCCACACGACAGTCTGGCTTTCAGCATAGTTTTGCTCCTAAGAATGTGCTGTTTAATGCAAAGACCACTGATGATGAAAGAAAGTATTCTGGGGATTTCACAGACTTGCCTGAGCTTTCATCCACACAGGAACCAACAGATGAATGTGACAGTCACTGGATATCTGAGGAAGAACTTGAGTTGCATGCAGTTTCTGGGTTAGATTATAATCAGTACTTTGGTGGCGGTGTCATGTATTGGAATACTTCTGATTTTCCGGGGACAGGTTTCTCTCGGCCTCCTTCACTAAGTTCTGATGATAGCTCATGGGCTTGGCATGAAGCTGACATTAAAAGGGCAGTTGATGACATGGTTGCCTTCCCTTCTTCTTATAGTACGAATGGTTTGACTTCACCAACTGCTGCTTCATTTTGCTCTCCTTTTGATCCTTTGGGCTCTGGTCATAAGGCATTTGGTTATGTTGTCCCGGGAAATGAAGTACCTGGAAAGGTGCTTCATCCATCATCAACAACTACAGATGTGGCAACCGAGGAGGAAGCTCCTGTGTCTTTGGCCAGTTTACGCGGTGATGTTGATGGGAAGACTGGAGATTCACTTCCTTACTCCATGTTGCGACCTATTATTGTTCCAAATATGTCGAGGGAAAGATCAAGATCTGATATTAAGCGAAGCCCTTGTGTACCTCCCACTAGGCGGGAGCAACCTCGGATAAAAAGGCCACCATCACCTGTAGTGCTTTGTGTCCCTCAGGCTCCACGCCCACCTCCACCCTCTCCTGTGAGTGACTCCAGGAAAAATAGGGGTTTTCCAACTGTTAGATCTGGCAGTTCTAGCCCAAGAAATTGGGGTGTGAGAGGTTGGTACCATGACGGAACTATGTCGGAGGAAGCGTGTGTACGTATGGATGGTTCTGAAGTTGTTTGGCCTTCATGGAGAAATAAAAACCTTTCAGCCCATCCAATGATTCAACCTCTTCCTGGTTCATTGTTGCAAGATCATTTGATTGCTATTTCCCAGCTTACTCGGGATCAAGAACAT CCGGATGTAGCATTTCCATTGCTGCCACTGGAGTTACAAAACTGTCCTACTAGAAAGGCATCAGTCTCTTTGATGCACAGCCTTCTTCACGATGAGATTGATTCCTTCTGCAAGCAG GTTGCTGCTAAGAATACCACTCGTAAGCATTTCATTAATAAGGCTGTCAAGTGGGTTACTCGGTCTCTCCAGGTCCTGTGGCCGAGGTCAAGGACAAatatttttggttcaaatgcAACTGGTTTGTCCCTTCCCACCAGTGATGTGGACCTTGTGGTTTGTCTCCCTCCAGTGAGGAACTTG GAACCTATCAAAGAAGCTGGGATTTTGGAAGGTCGTAATGGTATTAAAGAAACTTGCCTTCAG CATGTTGAAAGATTGACACTCCTACTTTTGTCTTCCAGCACGCAGCCAGGTATCTTGCGAATCAGGAGTGGGTGA